TGCCTCGCTTCAACTTCACAATCGCAAATTGGGCCCAAATGTGAATAGCGAAAAAAATGGAAGAATTTAATATATTACTTATTTATCTGGGCACCAGAATTTATAATGTACTTACTTACCGCCTCTTCCATAAGGACACTTACCGTATATTCGACTCGACGTAGACCAAGCTGccttaaaacaaaaacaaaaaaagacacctACGGTGTGATCAGACCCATGTCTCTGGTTCGTCGACACTTTACGCGCGTTGGTGAATTTTTCTGTCATGATTCATTAGCTAATTAGTCATAACTAATGTGACAATGAAAAACGAAGGCTTAGATGCCCTTGTCTTTCTTAATTCATAACAGGCGTCTCGAGCCTGGCAGCCTTGATGGCATTAGGTAGCATGTAAGGCTTTATTAGCCGCGAGCCTGCCGCTTTAATTTCGTTTCTTACCTAGCGCtatggcgcaaaaaaaaaaaaaaaacgttcctcCCCATCCACCTGCCAcggctctgagtggcgctggctaacactcctaggccGAGATCTAGTGCGCATAAACAGCCACGTGGATGGACTGATGGCCTTCGCTGTAGTGTATCGCCCGCGTAAAGCGAAGGTTGTGGCTCGGTCCGCactggcgacaagttatctttcgTCCATTTTCATTTACCCTTTTCCTCATTATGTtgcacatttcaatttcaacgaCTCCGAATTACCTCTATGCTTCCTTTGGCTGCATATTACGCTAGATTTTAATGGTCAGAATTTTTAAAGAAAGTGACCCCGCTGTTTACCCTCTCCTCCTTCTAGCGCTCTCTTCATTATCTTGAGTGGTAGCTTACTTTTGTAAGGAAATAAGGCAATTGTTCTATCTTTTGAACATTATCTTGCTTGTCCTTTGACATGCATCGTAATAGACATGCACTTGTTCCACACTCTTCCGAGATATTGCAGCATAAAAATGCGGGCAGATACTGAAGGTCGAGTAGAATAAACTGATGGGTCTTTTTTGAAGGTGCgtgcaactgggtatgtgcccattTTTAACGAACGTACTTTAGGTGAACTTTGGCATGTGCCACTGTGTATGTGAACCAGGGGACACTAAGCATGCGGCGCTGGGTAACGGAGAGCTCTTTAACCTCTTTAATGACAACTAGCATTTCTGGAAACGTGGGTTGGTCCGGCGAACACATGTCTCAAGCTATTTGCCCCTGGAGATGTACAACTGGCTACGTGCCGCTATTCAGTGATCGCCTCTGACACCAATTTGGGTGGCGGGGTAACGGGCTGTTCCTGTGGGTATACTTGGCACCGGATATGTACCATAAGGCAAGTGCCGCTCTTCAATCAACCATTTTAAGTGAACGCGGGTCAACAGTTATTCAAAGAAGATATTCACCATGCGCAGCACTGCGCATCAGGTCCAAACACTTCGCAAAAGAACACAACCCATTCGCTGCAGGAAAGTTATTATTTGTGCGAACCGTTATCGACCAAAACCAACCACGATTCGCATTGCGGAGTTGCGCATTGGCGTTTGGTCTTGTGGAATATTTGTTGAAGATCTGACATGAATACCACACTTGTGTGCGCGGTGTGCCTTTGCAATTAGCTGGTTTCGCAAAGGAAAGGTGTGCTGTGAAACTATAAGATAAATGCAAAAACGCGGCAACCGTCTCGTTGGGTGACAACGCTAGGCAGCATTCTCTTATCAAGTTCTTATCTTAGGCCTCTCCGAGAAAGCAGTTTCTTTCCGCCAGAAACGTGGACACCCTTTCTGCTTCGTCCATTTATCCACACTTTGTCCTGCTGGGTTATCGTTGATCATCTGTGTCTCCTTAACGGCCCTGTAATATATTTTAAAAGGAGTAAGAAATTTTTACAGATTTCTAGACAACGCTGCAGGGAACGCCAGAGCGAAGTATTTTTGCGAAGCATGCAGCATGGCCCTCACAATATCGCCTAATAGATCATATGCTCTACCTAGCGGTTTTAAAGCTCGCCCTTCCTctcccctttttttctcttttgtagcCGTCAATGAAGTCATATCCAGCACGTGAATACAAGGACATCACATATTAGCCACTTCATCCTTTCATCGAATTTCTACCTAGCGGTGAGTTCCTTTGTATTCCTGCTGTCattctttcattatttttgtttcgttgttgttttttctttacttttgtcATTGTGATCGGCCAAGTTGTTGCTAAACATTATTATCGAGTGCAACCAAGTTTATTTCTGATTACACTCTGGTGGCTATCTGGGCGTTTTCTTACTCAATGCAGAAAGTAGAGCAGTATATATGCCGTTAGGTGTGGGCAGATTTATTTGTAGACTCGCCCCGACTACTCAGAATTTTAAAAATGTGGGGTCATCccgaatgtaaaaaaaattatggggttttacgtgccaaaaccactttctgattatgaggcacgccgtagtggaggactccggaaatttcgaccacctggggttctttaacgtgcacctaaatctaagtacacgggtgttttcccactttgcctcattgaaatgcggccgccgagaccgggattcgatgccgcgacctcgtgatcagcagccgaacaccatagccactgagcaactacggcgggttctGGGGGTAGCATGTGAGGCGGTAACGGCAATAATAATGAATAGCAGGAAGAGACTTAGTGTGTGTCAGTGGAACTGCAAAGAATTTCAGCAAAACAAGAGCGTCAATTGCACACATAATCAAAACGGCTGAAAATAGGCTCAAATTAATAACGCTGCAGGAAACTCTAGCGGAAGAAATCGGACTGACCGGCTTTaactcggtctgcaaaggcaaCGAACCCGGCAGAGGACTTGTCACCCTAATTGACAAGAACATTTCCTACATAGAGAATCATTCAAAGTTAGCggcgagtaaaattgaatacatattgatAGAAATGGTCATAAAAACGCACTGAGGTAAAGCGCGAGGTTTGCtctgcctcaacatatatagcagtcccagagagatgagaGAGAGCTTCAAAGCAATCTTAATAAGGCCTTGGGGTAGCCAAAAATGCGCCCTTCATGATaggaggggacttcaatgccTCAAACCAATGTTGCAGTTACAGCTGGAGCAGTAAAAAAAGGAGAggaatctggcatctcgccacGGATTTAGGCGTCTCTATTATCACGGACCCAGCCTATCCTACTAGGTGTGGCACTTGCACGTGTAAGGATGCTACCCCGGACATATCCTTCACTTATAGCTTACCCAGGCAAGACTGGATCAACTCTGACGCGGATCTAGGGAGCGACGATTATATACTACCCATAATGGTGGAAACGACGGGgcatttcacttacatagactgggGTCAATTCAGcaaaatcagaaaagacagagaAGAGACAGGTAGAAGGAGGCACCTCAGACTACCAGAGTGCGTGACTCAGCTTAGGGACGGCTTGACTGCAGCAACTAAGGCTCTAGAGACTGAGGAAGAGGCGGAACAAATTGACagtagattggcgcatttgatcgaagcGAAACAATCAATTTTAgaaagatggaaatcacaacgcttaaacAGAACACTTAGAAAACTAATTGCTCAGCTCAATAGGGATATCGAGGAGCACGCACGATATTTGCACAAACAAAAATCAGATGAGGCATGTAAATCTGTAGATggaaggataaaacgtggagCAATTGGAGTTTGCTCAGGCATCAGCTCCACGAAAAAGGCACTACACTTAATGGACGTACGGCACTGGCAAAACTGGTACACCAGGACAGTCGGACTGCAAGCGCTGAGAGCATAATTGAGCGATTGGCAGCTtaatacttgcctctcaggaaagagGCACAGGGAGTAAGTTATTCCGATCACTTAGGGGTAGACTGCAAATATATTGATCAGGAATGCACGGAAAGTGAGGAgcgcacggcactgtatgattTGCATAGTAGGTCAGCAGCGGACCTGcatggcatctctaacagattgcttaaaAGTTTGGACGATGAATGaataaaatatctgaccacataCATGAATTTGGGAAATATGGGGCATATCCAGAAGAATAgaggacggccagtactatcttaataccaaagccaggcaaactcaacttggataacttcaggccaatttcgttaacatcgcttgtagggaagacaatggagcatgttaaCGAAATATGTGGTGGACAAAGACACCCTACCGTataatctgattggtttcagaccACATGGTTGAAACGCGAAGCCATTTTTTAATCAGACATCAACTGATCTTAGCCCAACCAAAGAACACTCaagctctcttggggttggatgtcgaaagAGCTTTTCACAGAATTAAGCATatagcaatacttgaagtgatttccgaactgtCATTGGGCATAAAACTCTATGAAGTGGTTaaaacctttcttggcaatcgctcAGCTCCCCTTAGATTaggggatattaaatcaaagaagatggatctcggtgacagagggatGCCACAAGCGTtggtcttgtcacctatgcttttcaacttGGGCATGTGAAAAGTGGCGAAGAAATCAAGAGGGATAGAGgacattcactttaccatttatttaGACGATGTGACTGTATGTACAGCTGAAAGAAGTACGGGACAGGCGGAAAGAAGACTTCAGAAGAACATTTATGAAGTACAGCCTATTTCAGAAGACATTGGACTCAAATACTCTGCTGATAAGTCTGAACTCCTAGTACTCAATAACAggagaaggggtagaaaaccgaggggatatgttcccgaggaagaacccaggttagtactaaccCCTAAGGCAGGCAAATCTATAAAGCAAGTAGTATCCAATAGTCTTATGGTTATTCCTGAAGGCAAATGGTACAAACATATCGATATGATAATATATGCAATGTTCCCGTACCAAGCTCAATTTTATTTTAGTACAACACTCCTAACAGAGTACATAGTACAACAAAGGTGCTCAACAGGTCCCACATAATCAGCTAATCATTACTCATCAGTGCACAAGCACGAAAATAAAGGAAAGATAAAGTGTTCATCCACTCCCACAAACATCTGCGATTATGTGATCCTACCTAAAATTATTGCTTTATTAGTAGGAATAATCAAGTGCTCTGGTATTTTAAACCGTACAAAAGTTTTTTTCTTATACACTTAAGTGGGGTCGTTAAAAGAAATAAACCTTAAAAATTACGCCCCCAAAGGCAAGCGTAGAGTTAACATTTCATGCTTACTCAAAGAACACCAGCgctcattctttttttctatcgCGAAGAGTCATGAACACGCTCATACTGCTCCTGCTAAATATCGGCCAATAAATCTTACAAAAAAGTGCATTCAGGCACTTGGCTCAAGCTCTTCTTATTAAAAAGCACGTGGATAATATCGTTCAGTTTGTTGTATTATATGCTAGAAAATGCATGGACCTCAAGTTCACTGTTAAAGTTAAGATAGCTTTATTTGAAGCGGCTGCTGAACACCGTAAATAGAGATTCTGCTGAGTTTCGGCTTGCGCGATTGCTTACTTTTTAGTCCCTGTTCAGGTGGACCCGTTCAGTTTCTGAATGAGGATAACTCCCTGGCTCTCAGGGGGTGTAAGGCTTTGAATTACACTCCAGATTAACGAATTACTGTTGTTCGAACCATTGTAATGAAAGATTCACAGGCAGCGATGATCGAGATACCATATTTATTGGTTAGTTGCACCACTCGGTACACTCTTTGACGTTTATTTTGCTAACTTATTAGGTTTGCCTCCCACATCTTCAAAAAGATGGCAGGACTTGTTACATATGATGCAGAGAGGGAAAAAATTCAAACAGGAGATACATCTATGCTGAAAGCACAGACAAGTCACAAAGGAAATGGTCAAGAAGATTCAAAGTCCTGCATGTGTCGTATGCTACCAGCAAGTATGGGAGATAAACATAGGAACCGGCCTTAACAGACCGATGACGAATCACgcgataaaaaacaacttgccagaTTCGAATATTATAAACAAAACGCGCAAAATATTTCTACGGCCAGAACGCGTGGGGTATCTGTCACCGGAAATGTAATCAAACGCCGTTTGTAACGCAGCATCATTTTTTTAACAAGCATTCATCTTATCAATAACCCAGCATCGCAGCTGCGGTGTGCACCAGGTAGTGGACCCATGGCGCTGGCTTTGGACTCCTTGAAGAGCGACCCATCGTTCGGGCTGGACTCGAGACGCAGCTGGGTGACGGCGGTATTTCTGAGCATATCCTTGACCATGGTGAAGACTGCTCAGCATTCGGTGGGTGTGCTCTTCTATGGCATCGTACACACATACGGTGTGAGAAGGCAGGAAGCGTCGTGGCCACTTGTGCTGACCAACAGTCTGGCTTTCTTGGCAGGTGCGTTGAAGCCATCTctcattcacgcatattacacaTTGATAGGTAATTTGGACGGAGTGTTCCACTCTCAAATTATATTAGTTTATACGGTACTCCCGGAATAAAACGGGATAGTCTAACGGTCCGTAAGAGTCCGTCGAAGCAAGTTTTTACACTGTGGTATACCGCGAGCATGACAGCGTTCTTTAGAGCAGGATTTCTGCATCTGGTCGCACTTGAGCGGATCACTGGTTGACCGCAGAGCCGACTGTTGCGACTGTCGCACTGGTCCTGCTGTCGCGTTTTCTTTTCGCGAGTACTGTACATTGAGAGGAGTTGATGAGTTTGCCAGCTATGTTGAACACGTAAAAGTTCGCACTTCCTAGAGTATGTGGTACCCGTTCGCCGGTTACCATGGCGCATTCGCACATTTCAGAAGGGAGGCAGTGGGCTTAGATGACTCCTCATTTGACAGTACCCTGGCTAATGGAGGGGGAGTGGGAGCATTTTCGGGACCATTTTTCAGAAAATATTTGCTCAGCATAGCAATAGCGAAAATGTATTATGTGTGTAACTTCCTTAAACGCTATTTTTTTCTAGGTCCAGTCATGGGGTATCTCTGCGGCCGATGCTCATGTCAGCTCGTCTTGCTCGTGTCGACCTTAATAGCAGGCGCTTCAGTCTGCGCTTGTTTTTTCGCTGACAGCATATTCGCTTTAAATATCCTGTTCGGAATTGTCCACGGTGAGCAAGcccttattttcttcttcttttgggggaggggggggggacactgACGTTGAACGCAACTACCCAATCAAGGAATATCACGTGAAACTTAGCTCAACACTATCCTGACTGTGAGTTTCAAATGAAGGACGCACCGCTTATGCGCGTTGTATTCTATGCAGTAACGTCAGAGCAATGCTCCCTTTTCGCAGAAACTGACCATCCATTCCAAAGATGGTCGGTTTCCTGCGCCTCCTTGGGTGGTCTTTTTAATTGCTGGACTGCCTTTCAAGCAACAGAAATTGTGAAGCAATCTCAGTTTGAATGCTACCAATTTTACATGAACTACACGTAAAAAGATAATAAAAGCTTAGGCCAAATAGATTTAATGTACATACGAAGGCATTGCACAAAACATACCAAGATATTTACAAAAAGATGACAATTAACCTGGGACGGAATTAGTACCCTACTTAAAATCATTAGAGTACTTATTGCGGTGAGCAAGCGGTCTAAATAAGGTCCAATTGATAAGCGCATATATGGCTAACTCCTCTGCGTAAATGAAGAGAAACGAACAAAATACGAGTAGTGGTGACGGCAATGTTATGAAAAGGCAGATGGCGTAGTTCAAACATAGATGTAACTTGAGAGTTATGCACTGAATGAAGAGTTTATTTTCGATGGTTCGCTAGCACCCAGTGCAATATGCATATAGACTTCTGTACCTTCTCGTTTTCCTGCTGCCATGCCTTAGCATATTGTATTTATATCTTACTTGTGAAGGTatgtttttttattctgtttatttacaTATATTGCGAGCCATAACTCTGCTCTAAGTAGATGGGCTCATATACAACACAAGAGCAGGTTTTTCTAACAGCATGCTAAGAAAACACGTTCTGAACACATGCCAGCGAACGCTTTAATAGAACATATTAATCCATACAAATCAAAAGTATTAGGTATGCATCACGAAAACAACGAAGATAAGAAATGTGCAATAAAATTAAACATTCATGAACATTGGCAAACAAGTCGAGCGTAACAAACAGCcgcacaaaagcaaaaaaaagattaAATCTTGTGCAATGGAAAGACCTACAAGAAATGTGTCCACTACCGCACTCTATGCTCAACTACCTCATACTCCTTTAAGCAGCGTTAAGTTTTGGTAACGTGGTTCCTGCCGCTTTTACATTAATATGGGgtcctacaacgtaaaactattccaatgtttttattccaatctcctgatgtcaaatttgcgtatcCAGCGACCTAAGCATCGGGCGTTGGCCTACAGAGTTGtctcaagagaccaatcaaacgctcacttcatttataggaggtcacttttgtttgctttaaaaacgaataacacggcCCACACTTAGTAGCGGTTTCTCTCATATATTTGCCTGACAAGAGgctaggagcacgctcaagttgaGAGGGATTCAATCGGGCCGAGCCGTGCACTGAAATTCGGTAACCGTATGAAGAGGGTGCTCCGCAAAAAATAATTTGCAAAGCCAGATCATAAACatgccgaaaatgctcgaaaataTTACACGGCCTCGCAAAAAGTTTTATAGTAAGCAAATAAAcacatgctctccagcaggtgcgagtagtcagtgGCTGAGTGACCGGTgggagccatcttttattcctttctgaaCGGGGCAACTCAGggatattttgaaaaaaaatctgtcttgttcggcatattaatgcatctttaacgcatatgcgtcactttgacgcagtgagttttcgcggttttgtcacgtcgcgtgacaagcaggtgaagtgggtgcaacccTAACATTTTTTTACccatagccgaggtctaatggcgataATGCGTCGAGTCAGAAATAAcaagttttcttttcttcggtccactcatgcataatcagtgtgtccacgtcatatcacatggcaagctatcgcggttttcgtgatgtcgcgtgacagacaggcgaagtgggtgtcatccaaaaaggttttgaccaatagcggagagctgattgcagaattggggcCCTATAAagaaaaactattccaatatgtttttcttcAAATCTCCTgaggtcaaatttgcgtaactgccggCGCAAGCATACGGCGGTCACCCGTAGTgttgtctgaatagaccaatcaaTCGCTCTCCTCTGTTATAGGGGGTCACATTTGTTcgtttaaaaacgaataacattgcataCAGGGAGCTGCTTgtattatctaattggctgacaagaggcgaagagcacggtcaagtggagagggattcgatgggaccgagccagtgcactgaaagtcTATTACcgtatgaagagggtggtaccggcatctgccattggtccgctttcccttacttagcttgaggtggttAGTCAAACATCGCGGCggaatgcaacggaaggttaagaatgccgctaaaagggATCATCAGCAAggaagttggcagagcgaggccgtaaacgtgccgaaagtgcttgaaaacgttacacgaccacgcaaaaagttttattgtacgcaaataaacccaggcTCTGAGGTAGgtgccagtagccagtgcctgaacggtcggctgcagccatcttttattcctttcggaacggggcacccTATGGCTATCTAGAAAAAAACTTTCAGTTAtcttcggcataataatgcatctttaacgcgtacacgtcactctgacgtagtgagttttcgcggttttgtgacgtcgcgtcacagacaggtgaagttggcGCAGCACGGAAACTTTTGACCACAGCCGAgcgctaatgacgaaaaggcgtcgaataaaaaatacccatttttcttttgttcggtcaaataatGCGTACTCAGTGTGTACGCGCATATCGGatagggagctatcgcagttttcatgacgtcgcgtgacagacaggcgaagtgggagtggttcaaaaagtttttgaccaatcgcagagggccgattgcagaattgaaatagaaaagtttggaatagctttacgttatagtgcctaTGGTGTACCTCACTTCATATGGCGCGATATATAAGAAGCTCGTAACCACAAGCCATCTACCTCATGACGTCATGTACCTCATTTACAGCTACAGAGATAAAAATTAAGGTATTGCATGGAATGCTGTGGGAGGAGATCTTAAGAATGCACTTTTGTAGTACTTGCCTTTATTCCCATGAATATACCTCCTTTCTGAAAACGTTATGctggaaatgggggggggggggtcgtagtTTTAAGCCTGAATTCATACCAAAGCATTACCATAGCCATGCGAGTCCTAAGTATTTTTAACTTGACAAACACGTATGGGTGAGGTGGTAGCGCGGAATGACTGAACGGACTGCGAATAATATATTACTGCTTTCCTTAGGCATAAAGACAGCTAATCTAATCCACTGATCTTGTATGTTATTTCTTTTCTTAGGAACAGCGGTTTGTGGCGTTCACGTGGCCGTTACCGTCATCGTGTCCCAGCACTTCGAGAAACGCCGTGCAACAGCGTGCAGCGTAATCTACACGGCCATGTGCATCAACAGCGCTTACTTGCCCCCCTTGACTGAGCTCCTTcgagtaaattatggggttcgtGGCACCTTCCTTTTAATCGGTGGCATGGTTCTAAACGGATTTCCTCCGGTTCTCGCCGTCCAAAGTCCCGAGTGGACAAAACCGAAACAGCGTTCACTCAGCGAAACGGTGCACAGTCCTGTCAAGGACAATGAGAAGATTCCGAATAATCATCTCCTGCCAGCAGGTGACACGCGGAATGGGTGCGTTCCCGGTGACGCCGAAATTCCGAACGGCACAGCGCACCAAACAATGTTCGCTGAAGTATCACTCCGTCAGAACGATGACTCCGGCCTCAAGACCGTCCCATTGCTCTCGTCAGATGAGAAATCAGTGGACAAGGACAACGCAGCCAAGTCAAGTTTTTCTCTGATTGTTAGACAATTCGCCAGCGTGCCTTTCGCCGTGAGTGCGATATCCTTCGCTGTCATCGCGCTAGGAATGTCGAcatttatgttactttctgtggACATTGCCGTGGACCGAGGGATCCCTTCATCCAGCGGTGTCTTTCTCCTGAACGCCTTCGCAGTGACAGACATTGTGGCGAGGCCGTTAAGTGGCCTGATAATCGACTCTGGTTTTTTATCATTAGAGAGCGTTATGCTAATCGGATTCATTCTCCAATTCTTGGCGCTAGAACTCTTCGTGTGGTTAGAGCATTTCCCGCTTATGCTGGCTTCCTCTGCGCTATTTGGTGTCAGTAACGGACTGAGGATCACTCTGCTCGCGCCTTTTCTCGTTAAAGAATTTGGAATGGACCAAATGGCACACTTGTTTGGTGGCGTGTCCTTCTGTAGTGGCCTCGTCCTGCTCACAAGACCATTTCTTGTTGGTAAGTGAAGTCTTGCAGAACTCAAATCCTTAATGCCAGTTTTACAAAACAACCTTAAAGCTTTGGCTTTAAAAGTGTGCAACGCACAGTAGGAGACGCCGAGTTTTTAATTGTCATCGTCTACAGCGCCGAGCTCATGCTCTCGATCTGTAACGTGGAGGTAACGTAAGCTCGAGGTTGACGTTATCGCCAAAGTTTCTGCTGTTGTATGAAAGGAGAAGCAGTAAAGCTGGAAAACCTTCGTTTTGCTGTGAACGGTTAAGTAGAGTGCAGACGAGGAACAGCTTTCTTAATCATTATGTGGGTCTTGGTGCGGAAGCGAAAATGACGCATCGCAAGTTGTCTCGCGGCAATCTCCGAGTAGTTTTCATTTGCCAGGTGCACCAGCAACTTTTCCTGAAGCCATGAGAGGTATTGGTAAATTATGTTGTCTGCTATATACGCTGTATACTGAAAGTTCTATAGTCACTTGTATAAGCGCATGAGTTCTATACGTAATGCTTGCGGGGAACCTTTGCGAGTTAAAGCGTACAATCTTTCCGTTTGATTGGAGATTGTGTATTTAATTGCCTTACAATCTTCTCAAACACTACTACACAAGCAACTAGAACGAAAGGACGCATAGGAACAAATCTTGGTTGTTTGCTTGTTCTATACCTTTTTGCGCTTCCTGGGAATAGGTGTGACTATTGTAGAATATACGGACTTTTTCTCAAACATGGCCACATTTGCTTAGTCTTCTGCTCGACTACAGAATACAACCGTTACTActgcgcgagagagagagaaggcaggaaaggcagggaggttaacaagacgcacgtccggtttgcaaCGCTGCACTGGGTGAAGGGGGCATAAGCCTCCGATGGAATGTCGAATATCAAAATATTAGGTACTTTACACCAACTTCGAAATTACGTGATTTAGAAAATAATACTTATCTATTTACGAATGTTAAAAAGCCTGTTCCGGGGTTGATTGAAGCGATCTGTTTAGATTGCCGTTGTTCATCATTTCCGACATTGCCGAAGGCAAGCTAATTGGTATCTAACGTCTAACTAGTTTATAGCGTCATTAGGACAGATTACTTTTTTGTTAGCAATTTATGAATTATTCGCTTCACTGAAAGTCATCAGCCAGTACACATATCACCACAATTTTCTGCATTGCAATATTTCCTGAATCGTTTGTCATATTGTCTCTTTTTATGTCCTTGTCACACATTTTTTGACCAGCCTCTTGCAAAGCTCTCCTGGTCTCATTTGTAACTGTCCATACAACTATTATTTCTTGTTTATAAGTGAAGTCAACTTTGTCGAAACAGTTATGTTGGAGTTGCATGGTTATATTATTACTGCAGGAGGTCCCAGAGTTTTGGAAAAACTATATCGAGTCAGGGGAATGTGACTATCGTAGTTAAAGCATGGCAAACAATCCTTCAGCCTTTCTTAGGTATTAAAACTGCTGACGACCCTGCAGTGTTCAGCATTATTTATTACTGCTGGCTATCTCAATCGCTCTGTTCTACTGCTTCATTGATGGTCAcaatttttttcaagtttttcttGATTCTATAAAACACACACGGTGAATTTTCTGAGGCCAAGAAAATGGGAGTTTCCCTGCACAACAAGAAGTAAAATATCCTAACCCGGAGTTTTCTAGTGCAGTGTTATGTTTCAGAGATTGCACTGACAGATATGCCACGAGACGGTAAAGG
The sequence above is drawn from the Dermacentor andersoni chromosome 7, qqDerAnde1_hic_scaffold, whole genome shotgun sequence genome and encodes:
- the LOC129380198 gene encoding monocarboxylate transporter 3-like, with the protein product MALALDSLKSDPSFGLDSRRSWVTAVFLSISLTMVKTAQHSVGVLFYGIVHTYGVRRQEASWPLVLTNSLAFLAGPVMGYLCGRCSCQLVLLVSTLIAGASVCACFFADSIFALNILFGIVHGTAVCGVHVAVTVIVSQHFEKRRATACSVIYTAMCINSAYLPPLTELLRVNYGVRGTFLLIGGMVLNGFPPVLAVQSPEWTKPKQRSLSETVHSPVKDNEKIPNNHLLPAGDTRNGCVPGDAEIPNGTAHQTMFAEVSLRQNDDSGLKTVPLLSSDEKSVDKDNAAKSSFSLIVRQFASVPFAVSAISFAVIALGMSTFMLLSVDIAVDRGIPSSSGVFLLNAFAVTDIVARPLSGLIIDSGFLSLESVMLIGFILQFLALELFVWLEHFPLMLASSALFGVSNGLRITLLAPFLVKEFGMDQMAHLFGGVSFCSGLVLLTRPFLVGYWRDHLGSYDGLLHFVAIVNAVVAVMWMAKLYVRRRQQRLI